The Triticum aestivum cultivar Chinese Spring unplaced genomic scaffold, IWGSC CS RefSeq v2.1 scaffold195611, whole genome shotgun sequence region AAAAAAAACAAAaatctcagctcctgccagctaatGACGCGTGTATGCCTTTTGGTcatggttggtgctaccaaccgagaccaaaggccctcctgcctgggctcgtcgcagcggccacgtggaggcccatctgtcccggttgttgtaagaaccgggactaaaggtttagggctttagtaccgaccctttagtcccggttccccaaccgggacaaatgggccttacgaaccgggacaaatggccctttttctactagtgtcatatcgtcatagtgcttagacaatgccctacgccggtagcttcatcgtcactgtcatcacgccgtcgtgctgacgaagctctccctcgacacacagctggatcgagagtgcgtgggacgtcaccgagctgaacgtgtgcatatcgtggaggtgccgtactttcaatACTAGGAtcagtcgggtcgtgaagacgtacaactacatgaaccacgttgtcataacgcttccgctttcggtctacgagggtatgtagacaacactctcccctctcgttgctatgcatcatcatgatagatcttgcgtatgcctaggaatttttttgaaattactgcgttccacaACCGGCGCTAAGCGTTGGGCGACTCCCGTATTTTCCCCTCTGCTACTCGCGTGCGTTGGTGGAAGATTTGGGACGAGAGAGGGGGGTCTGACGGCTAGTGGTGGCCAGATCCAACGGACAAGGTGCGACCGCTCCAAAGTGTCGGCGCAGATCACTCtcctatcttttttcttttttgtgtcTCCTGTACCGTGAATTAACCATGTCATATGGTACCACATGACAtatgtggtaagcaattcaaataattcaaaaaaaaacgTGTCGTATGCTACCGGGTGGCTAGCCCGGTTAGCAATTTCATACCTGGAAATTGATatatgcaaaaaacaaaatagtgccATAATCTATTCTAAAAAAACGTGTCATATAGTAGCACGTAAGTGAATCAATTTATGGTTGGATGATTAGAGGGACATTGCTATCCCGAGCTCACCAGAGTTCAAGTCCTGGTCCTCGcgttattcctgaatttatttaaGGATTTTCAACGATGCGCTTTCAGTGAGAAGAGACATTCTCGTCAACGACGAGACGTCTACGGCGACCTCGTAAATCTAAAAATCATATTCCGGCTCAGTCtttgctcataggggtagggtgtgcgtgtgtgcattcgtGGGGGTGCATGTATCCGCGTAGGTATAAACGCTTGCGTCTGTTAAAAAATGCTATCACGTAAAAAAACAACTAGGCATCTCGATCATTTAGGGCTTATCAGtgttaaaaaaaagaaagaatagatcTCCGATGATCCATAGCTAGCACGGCACGTGTATATTAAACCCATAGCAGCATACCGAGATCGAAAAGGACGAAGATGCCGAGGAACATCCCCCGCCGCCTCCTACTCTGCACCAATAATCTCCATTGCCGTCTGGGGGCAGTACAGCGACGATTCTTCTCCCACTCCGACCACGTCAAACGGCCACCACCATCACCGCCAGAGGCCCCGCCGTGGCACCACGACCCGCGGAAGGTGGCCGCGGCGACGGCCCTAGCGACGGGCGTGGCCGCAATCGCTGTGCGCCTCAAGTACGGCGAGAGGGCGCCCTTCAGCGGCCGCACCCATCTGGCGCTGTTCTCCCACGAAGAGGCGCGCGAGCGCGACGAGGCCGAATTTGCCAAGTTCAAGAAAGAGCACGCCTCCAGGATCCTCGGCCCACGCCATCCCGACACCGTCCGTGTCCGCGGCATCGCCCTCGACATGGTCCGCgctgcccaccatggcctcgccgtCAGGCAGCTGCACGTCGCCAAGCAGGCCAAGCCGCGCTCCGATGAGCTGCAGTGGATGGATGGGCTCCACTGGGAGGTAATCGTCGTCAGAGACGACGAGATCAAT contains the following coding sequences:
- the LOC123172731 gene encoding mitochondrial metalloendopeptidase OMA1-like; this translates as MPRNIPRRLLLCTNNLHCRLGAVQRRFFSHSDHVKRPPPSPPEAPPWHHDPRKVAAATALATGVAAIAVRLKYGERAPFSGRTHLALFSHEEARERDEAEFAKFKKEHASRILGPRHPDTVRVRGIALDMVRAAHHGLAVRQLHVAKQAKPRSDELQWMDGLHWEVIVVRDDEINGDSFLRDGKKGAETFAGAGKIVVYTALLHPQRSEAEIAFTLAHEVGHVIARHSSGIIHWLSSIIEKVPILFLLVLPFMFPVFAPFKRRCELEADHIGILLLAAAGVDPVIAVQVMQENAMLRGESTLQECLSYFKFQSSAKKRWQFLSQPKVFLEALELYKQVTSHAQG